One window from the genome of Mycolicibacterium gadium encodes:
- a CDS encoding cryptochrome/photolyase family protein, with protein MPTLLWFRRDLRLHDHPALLDAATADGDVLACYVLDPRLKASAGQRRLQYLYDALRDLHDSLDGRLHVSRGRPEKRIPALAKAIGASSVHVSGDYTPFGRRRDDAVRDALGDVSLEESGSPYLVSPGRVTKDDGTPYKVFTPFYAAWRKHGWRSPASSGPKSAQWIDPGDVPGRVQIPEGGVELELPAGEGAARRQWKSFVRKHLERYDKDRNRPDLPATSRMSAHLKFGAIHPRTMAADLGDGAGAQAYLRELAFRDFYAAVLNEWPDSAWWNWNKAFDKIQVDDDKNARKLFDAWKEGRTGYPIVDAGMRQLAETGFMHNRVRMIVASFLVKDLHLPWQWGARWFLDQLVDGDMANNQHGWQWAAGCGTDAAPYFRVFNPTTQGEKFDPDGEYVRRWVPDIDEDYPDPIVDHKEERAEALRRYGEIT; from the coding sequence ATGCCCACACTGTTGTGGTTCAGGCGCGATCTGAGGCTGCACGACCACCCGGCTCTGCTGGACGCCGCGACCGCCGACGGCGACGTGCTCGCCTGCTACGTGCTGGACCCGCGGCTGAAGGCATCGGCCGGGCAGCGACGGCTGCAGTACCTGTATGACGCGCTTCGCGATCTGCACGACAGCCTCGACGGGCGCCTGCACGTAAGCCGCGGCCGCCCGGAGAAGCGCATTCCGGCCTTGGCGAAAGCGATCGGCGCCTCCTCCGTTCACGTGTCCGGGGACTACACGCCGTTCGGGCGGCGACGCGACGATGCGGTGCGCGACGCCCTTGGTGATGTTTCGCTCGAAGAGTCGGGGTCGCCCTACCTGGTATCGCCGGGACGCGTCACGAAGGACGACGGCACGCCTTACAAGGTGTTCACCCCGTTCTACGCGGCGTGGCGCAAGCACGGTTGGCGGTCACCCGCGTCGTCCGGACCCAAATCCGCGCAGTGGATTGATCCCGGCGATGTGCCCGGCAGGGTTCAGATCCCCGAGGGCGGGGTCGAATTGGAGCTGCCCGCGGGAGAGGGCGCGGCCCGGCGTCAGTGGAAGTCGTTCGTGCGCAAGCACCTTGAGCGATACGACAAAGATCGCAACCGGCCGGACCTACCCGCTACCAGCCGGATGTCGGCGCATCTGAAGTTCGGCGCCATCCACCCGCGCACCATGGCAGCCGACCTCGGCGATGGCGCAGGCGCGCAGGCGTATCTGCGTGAGCTGGCGTTCCGCGACTTCTACGCCGCGGTGCTCAACGAATGGCCGGACAGCGCATGGTGGAACTGGAACAAGGCGTTCGACAAGATTCAGGTCGACGACGACAAGAACGCACGCAAGCTGTTCGACGCCTGGAAAGAAGGCAGGACGGGCTATCCCATCGTCGACGCCGGTATGCGACAGCTCGCCGAAACCGGCTTCATGCACAACCGCGTGCGGATGATCGTGGCGTCGTTTCTGGTGAAGGACCTGCACCTGCCGTGGCAGTGGGGAGCCCGCTGGTTCCTCGACCAACTGGTCGACGGGGACATGGCGAACAACCAGCACGGCTGGCAGTGGGCCGCGGGCTGCGGCACCGACGCGGCACCCTATTTCCGGGTGTTCAACCCGACGACGCAGGGCGAGAAGTTCGATCCCGACGGCGAATACGTGCGGCGGTGGGTTCCCGATATCGACGAGGACTACCCCGATCCGATCGTCGATCACAAGGAGGAACGGGCCGAGGCGCTGCGCCGCTACGGCGAGATCACTTGA
- a CDS encoding mycofactocin-coupled SDR family oxidoreductase, with translation MADQFDGRVAFITGAARGQGRAHAVRFAEEGADIIALDLCDQIDSVAYPMATPEDLDETVQLVEKTGRRIVAERADVRDLEALKAVVANGVAEFGRIDFVLANAGILPAAGDPGSEIGAFVDAVNVMLNGVYFTIVAALPAMLEHGDGGAIVITSSAAGFRPVTVDFGTASHGAAGYTAAKHGVIGLMRHFAIALAEKNIRVNTVHPGGVATPMIYNEAMAQWSVEHPNFSPSQQPLLDHPPVEPEVISDTMVYLCGESGRYLTGVALPVDGGQIIK, from the coding sequence ATGGCAGACCAGTTCGACGGACGAGTCGCTTTCATCACCGGCGCGGCTCGGGGTCAGGGCCGTGCGCACGCTGTGCGGTTCGCCGAGGAGGGTGCCGACATCATCGCGCTGGATCTGTGCGATCAGATCGACAGCGTCGCCTATCCGATGGCGACCCCCGAGGACCTCGACGAGACGGTCCAGCTGGTCGAGAAGACCGGACGCCGGATTGTGGCCGAGCGCGCGGACGTCCGCGATCTCGAAGCGCTGAAGGCTGTCGTGGCCAACGGGGTCGCCGAGTTCGGTCGCATCGACTTCGTGCTCGCCAATGCGGGGATCCTGCCGGCCGCCGGTGACCCGGGTAGCGAGATCGGGGCGTTCGTCGACGCGGTGAACGTCATGCTCAACGGCGTCTACTTCACGATCGTCGCCGCGCTGCCCGCGATGCTCGAGCACGGCGACGGCGGCGCCATCGTGATCACCAGCTCAGCGGCGGGATTCCGGCCGGTCACGGTCGACTTCGGCACCGCCAGCCACGGCGCGGCGGGTTACACCGCCGCGAAGCACGGTGTGATCGGATTGATGCGACACTTCGCAATAGCGCTGGCCGAGAAGAATATTCGCGTCAATACGGTCCATCCCGGTGGGGTGGCGACGCCGATGATCTACAACGAGGCGATGGCACAGTGGTCCGTGGAGCACCCGAATTTCAGCCCGTCGCAGCAACCGCTGCTGGACCACCCGCCCGTAGAGCCGGAGGTCATCAGCGACACCATGGTCTACCTGTGCGGGGAGTCCGGGCGATACCTCACCGGGGTGGCGCTGCCGGTCGACGGCGGACAGATCATCAAGTGA
- a CDS encoding VOC family protein, which yields MGDTAGTHSDLHSEHGARSGEHPGRSRNPVIKVGDIAWLEFEKPDLARAEAFAQAFGFTTAMRTHNEVQLRGTDPGAPCVILRRGARSRFVGTAFAAQDEVDVLRLADANGIGVRALPESIGGVSVDLVDPSGVPVKVVAGMHPLPALPRQQAHVFNFGDRVARANATQRPTRAPARVQRLGHVVISSTRYTEALNWYLDNLGMIVSDFLYYPGQRDRGPVMSFMRCDRGTAPADHHTLAMTLGPVNRYVHSAYQVCDLDALAAGGEYLRERGYFRSWGIGRHIQGSQLFDYWRDPDGFLVEHFADGDMFDNTLEPGWAPFTASGLSQWGPAVTKDFLGINPKALPHEARSILNALRDQNEFTLTRLRGLMKVASS from the coding sequence ATGGGCGACACCGCCGGCACCCACAGCGACCTGCACAGCGAGCACGGGGCGCGGTCCGGCGAGCATCCGGGGAGGTCGCGAAATCCGGTCATCAAGGTCGGCGATATCGCGTGGCTGGAGTTCGAGAAACCGGACCTCGCGCGCGCCGAGGCGTTCGCGCAGGCCTTCGGGTTCACCACTGCGATGCGCACCCACAACGAGGTGCAACTGCGCGGCACCGACCCGGGCGCACCGTGCGTGATTCTGCGCAGAGGCGCCCGCTCGCGGTTCGTCGGCACCGCGTTCGCGGCTCAGGACGAGGTCGATGTATTGCGCCTCGCCGATGCGAACGGCATCGGCGTCCGCGCACTCCCCGAATCCATCGGAGGCGTGTCGGTCGATCTCGTCGATCCGAGCGGAGTTCCGGTCAAGGTGGTCGCGGGCATGCACCCGCTGCCCGCCCTGCCGCGCCAGCAAGCGCACGTCTTCAACTTCGGCGACCGGGTCGCGCGCGCCAACGCCACCCAACGCCCCACCCGCGCGCCGGCCAGGGTTCAGCGACTCGGGCATGTCGTCATTTCTTCCACCCGGTACACCGAGGCGTTGAACTGGTATCTCGACAACCTCGGGATGATCGTCAGCGACTTCCTCTACTACCCAGGCCAACGTGATCGCGGCCCGGTGATGAGCTTCATGCGCTGCGACCGGGGCACGGCCCCCGCCGACCATCACACCCTGGCGATGACGCTGGGACCGGTCAACCGGTACGTGCACTCGGCCTACCAGGTGTGCGACCTGGACGCGCTCGCCGCCGGCGGCGAATATCTGCGCGAGCGTGGCTATTTCCGCTCATGGGGCATCGGGCGCCACATCCAGGGCAGCCAGCTCTTCGACTACTGGCGCGACCCAGACGGATTCCTCGTGGAGCACTTCGCCGACGGCGACATGTTCGACAACACCCTGGAGCCGGGCTGGGCTCCGTTCACGGCGTCAGGCCTGTCTCAGTGGGGTCCCGCCGTCACCAAGGACTTCCTCGGCATCAACCCCAAAGCGCTTCCTCACGAAGCACGTTCGATCCTCAACGCCCTGCGCGACCAGAACGAATTCACCCTCACCCGCCTGCGCGGCCTGATGAAAGTAGCCAGCTCATGA
- a CDS encoding TetR/AcrR family transcriptional regulator, giving the protein MDSATVRRVSDQSDASVNRLERRKQRTRAALIKAAQSFIAAGKVNVPVLEITQAADVGMGSFYNHFESKEQLFEAAITDVLDTHGALLDELTSSIEDPAETFARSYRLTGRLFRRRPQESQILLAHGMRLLASEKGLAPRALRDIREANRVGRFTVSDPELALAMAGGALLGLGNLLRNQPDRDDAAATDAVTEDILRLFGLPADEAREICSRPLSELDALTGPDSAA; this is encoded by the coding sequence ATGGACTCTGCTACCGTGAGGAGGGTGAGCGATCAATCGGACGCGTCGGTCAATAGGCTTGAACGGCGCAAACAGCGCACGCGCGCCGCGTTGATCAAGGCGGCGCAGAGCTTCATCGCCGCGGGCAAGGTCAACGTCCCAGTCCTGGAGATCACCCAGGCGGCCGATGTGGGAATGGGCTCCTTCTACAACCACTTCGAGAGCAAAGAGCAGCTTTTCGAGGCGGCGATCACCGATGTGCTCGACACCCATGGCGCCCTGCTCGACGAACTCACCTCGTCGATCGAGGACCCCGCCGAAACATTCGCTCGCAGTTACCGGCTGACCGGCCGGTTGTTCCGGCGTCGTCCGCAGGAGAGCCAGATTCTGCTGGCACACGGTATGCGGCTGCTCGCGTCGGAGAAGGGGTTGGCGCCACGCGCCCTGCGTGACATCCGGGAGGCCAACCGGGTCGGGCGATTCACCGTCAGCGACCCCGAACTCGCCTTGGCCATGGCCGGTGGCGCACTGCTGGGGTTGGGCAATCTGTTGCGCAATCAACCCGATCGTGACGACGCCGCGGCCACCGACGCTGTCACAGAGGACATTCTGCGACTGTTCGGTCTGCCCGCCGACGAGGCACGGGAAATCTGCAGCCGTCCGCTGTCGGAACTGGACGCGCTCACCGGACCGGACTCGGCGGCCTAG
- a CDS encoding acyl-CoA dehydrogenase, whose amino-acid sequence MGHYIANVRDFEFNLFEVLGLGTVLDSGAYGDLDEDTARTMLDEVARLAEGPVAESFAAADRHPPVFDPATHSVSVPTELAKSVQAIKDSDWWRIGIAEEIGGVPAPSPLVWAVNEMLVAANPSAGFWWALGPTMANALFIEGTDEQKRWAAEGVARGWASTMVLTEPDAGSDVGAGRTKAIAQPDGTWHIEGVKRFISGGDVGDTAENIVHLVLARPEGAGPGTKGLSLFYVPKFLFDPETFELGPRNGVFATGLEHKMGLKSSPTCELTFGADGIPAVGYLVGDIHNGIAQMFTVIENARMTIGVKSAGALSAGYLNALAYAKERLQGADMTQMTDKTAPRVAIISHPDVRRSLMTQKAYAEGLRALYLYAAAHQNNDVAQHVSGADPDMAHRVDDLLLPVVKGVGSERAYENLTESLQTLGGSGFLQDYPIEQYIRDAKIDSLYEGTTAIQALDFIFRKIFRDNGAALAHVATQISKTIDGCDEALKSQADQLRVALEDVQAMTASLTGYLMAASEEPSEIYKIGLSSVPYLMAVGDLLIGWRLLVAADVAQAALTAGPARGDEAFYQGKVATATFFASQRLPIVSSVRGIVGTMDDEIMRLPEAAF is encoded by the coding sequence GTGGGGCACTACATAGCAAACGTGCGCGATTTCGAGTTCAACCTCTTCGAGGTGCTCGGGCTGGGCACCGTTCTGGACTCCGGCGCCTACGGCGACCTCGACGAAGACACCGCACGCACCATGCTCGACGAAGTGGCCCGGCTCGCCGAAGGGCCCGTCGCGGAATCGTTCGCCGCCGCCGACCGCCACCCGCCGGTATTCGACCCCGCGACACACTCAGTCAGCGTGCCAACAGAATTAGCCAAGTCGGTGCAGGCCATCAAGGATTCGGACTGGTGGCGTATCGGCATCGCCGAGGAGATCGGCGGCGTACCGGCACCCTCCCCATTGGTGTGGGCGGTCAACGAAATGCTGGTGGCCGCCAACCCGTCCGCCGGCTTTTGGTGGGCGCTGGGTCCCACCATGGCCAACGCGCTGTTCATCGAGGGCACCGACGAGCAGAAGCGATGGGCCGCAGAGGGTGTGGCGCGCGGCTGGGCGTCGACCATGGTGCTCACCGAGCCCGATGCCGGTTCCGATGTCGGAGCCGGCCGCACCAAAGCCATCGCGCAGCCCGACGGCACCTGGCACATCGAAGGCGTCAAGCGCTTCATTTCCGGCGGAGACGTCGGCGACACCGCGGAGAACATCGTTCACCTCGTGCTGGCCAGACCCGAGGGCGCCGGCCCGGGAACCAAGGGGTTGAGCCTGTTCTACGTGCCGAAGTTCCTCTTCGATCCCGAGACGTTCGAACTCGGCCCTCGCAACGGGGTTTTCGCGACTGGCCTAGAGCACAAGATGGGACTCAAGTCCTCGCCGACATGCGAACTGACATTCGGCGCGGACGGAATACCGGCGGTCGGCTATCTGGTCGGCGACATCCACAACGGCATCGCGCAGATGTTCACCGTGATCGAGAACGCGCGCATGACCATCGGCGTCAAGTCCGCGGGCGCGCTGTCGGCGGGGTACCTGAACGCGCTGGCCTACGCCAAGGAGCGCCTGCAGGGCGCCGACATGACTCAGATGACCGACAAGACGGCACCGCGCGTGGCGATCATCTCCCATCCCGATGTCCGGCGCAGCCTGATGACGCAGAAGGCATACGCCGAGGGTCTGCGCGCGCTCTACCTGTACGCCGCGGCGCATCAGAACAATGATGTCGCCCAACATGTCTCGGGTGCGGATCCCGATATGGCCCACCGGGTCGACGACCTGCTGCTGCCGGTCGTCAAGGGCGTCGGCTCCGAACGTGCCTACGAGAATTTGACCGAATCGCTGCAGACGCTCGGCGGGTCGGGGTTCTTGCAGGACTATCCGATCGAGCAGTACATCCGCGACGCGAAAATCGACTCGCTGTATGAGGGCACGACGGCGATCCAGGCGCTGGATTTCATCTTCCGCAAGATCTTCCGCGACAACGGCGCGGCGTTGGCCCATGTGGCTACGCAGATCAGCAAGACGATCGACGGCTGTGACGAAGCGCTGAAGTCACAGGCCGATCAGTTGCGGGTCGCGCTGGAGGATGTGCAGGCGATGACGGCGAGCCTGACCGGATACCTGATGGCGGCATCGGAAGAGCCTTCGGAGATCTACAAGATCGGTCTGTCCTCGGTGCCCTACCTGATGGCGGTCGGCGATCTGCTCATCGGGTGGCGGCTGCTGGTAGCCGCGGACGTCGCACAAGCGGCGCTGACGGCTGGACCCGCGCGCGGTGATGAGGCCTTCTATCAGGGCAAGGTCGCGACTGCGACGTTCTTCGCCTCGCAGCGGCTGCCGATCGTCAGCTCGGTGCGCGGAATCGTCGGCACCATGGACGACGAGATCATGCGACTGCCCGAGGCAGCGTTCTAG
- a CDS encoding TIGR03619 family F420-dependent LLM class oxidoreductase: MQFWSGTPFMKTSEILPLARMLDEAGYDGIVTADHLIYPRDLSSPYPDHPSGKPPWEPETAWPDCWVQIGAMAAVTSRLRFSNAVYVAPARPLLEVAKQVATAAVLSQGRVSLAVGVGWMREEYEVLGQDFTTRGKRLNEMIPALRALWGGGWVSWSGEYYQVPEMMIEPHPETSVPIHCGGESEAALRRAARLCDGWVGYAYGWAEAVSYANKITKLRHEYGRASEPFDIMLALMEPPSPDLYKRAQDAGITAVMCAPWMGADLPGDGVERYREPIERFAEEIIGKVR; this comes from the coding sequence ATGCAGTTTTGGTCGGGCACTCCGTTCATGAAAACGTCAGAAATCCTGCCGCTGGCACGCATGCTCGACGAGGCGGGCTACGACGGCATTGTGACCGCCGACCACCTCATCTATCCCCGTGACCTCTCCTCGCCCTACCCGGACCATCCCAGCGGAAAGCCCCCGTGGGAACCCGAGACGGCGTGGCCGGACTGTTGGGTGCAGATCGGCGCGATGGCGGCGGTGACAAGCCGGCTGCGCTTCTCCAACGCGGTGTACGTCGCGCCCGCGCGACCGCTGCTGGAAGTGGCCAAACAGGTCGCCACGGCCGCCGTGCTCTCACAGGGGCGGGTGTCGCTGGCCGTGGGTGTCGGGTGGATGCGCGAGGAGTACGAGGTGCTGGGCCAGGATTTCACGACCCGCGGTAAACGGCTCAACGAGATGATCCCGGCATTGCGCGCACTGTGGGGTGGCGGATGGGTGTCCTGGAGTGGGGAGTACTACCAGGTGCCCGAGATGATGATCGAGCCTCATCCGGAGACATCCGTCCCCATTCACTGCGGCGGCGAATCCGAAGCGGCGCTGCGGCGTGCGGCCCGACTGTGTGACGGCTGGGTGGGCTACGCCTACGGATGGGCCGAAGCGGTGTCCTATGCGAACAAGATCACCAAGCTGCGCCATGAATATGGCAGGGCCAGTGAGCCTTTCGACATCATGCTGGCGTTGATGGAACCACCGTCGCCGGATCTCTACAAACGGGCCCAGGATGCAGGCATCACTGCCGTGATGTGCGCCCCGTGGATGGGCGCGGACCTGCCTGGTGACGGCGTCGAG
- a CDS encoding WS/DGAT/MGAT family O-acyltransferase: MKRLNGVDALMLYTETPEIHMHTLKIGVLDVSGVDGFSFDLFRQVAYPRLMALSPLRYQLVDIPMKLHHPMWVENDDIDLDYHLHQVRVSAPGGRRELDALIGEIASTPLDRSRPLWEMYLAEGLTGNRIAIIHKVHHVLADGVASANQMAKVMEPLLSATQAVPPLDDMPRTRGHLLAEAGRDHVSLIRKLPRLVSETATGISKVRRRSKERGDHPDLARNFAPPPSFVNHLVTPTRRFATAPLALSDVKETGKHLGVTLNDVVLATVAGALRRLQLRYDGHAELPLIAGVPVSTNPSRERLTGNEFTYITPSLPVHIDDPLERVRLTALSTGIAKENHQLLGPALLPAWMSYLPPAMAPAIFRRQARRVESASVFNLTVSNVPGPRERGVIEGGIVTEIYSVGPVVAGSGMNITVWSYVDQLAISVLTDDVTLTDPHEATDAMIDAFVEIREAAGLTGALTEVGAAMPMAAAAC, encoded by the coding sequence GTGAAGCGACTGAACGGCGTCGACGCCTTGATGTTGTACACCGAGACACCCGAGATCCACATGCACACGCTGAAGATCGGCGTGCTCGACGTGTCGGGTGTCGACGGTTTCAGCTTCGATCTGTTTCGCCAGGTGGCGTATCCGCGATTGATGGCCCTGAGCCCGCTGCGCTATCAGCTCGTCGACATCCCGATGAAGTTGCATCACCCGATGTGGGTGGAGAACGACGACATCGACCTCGACTATCACCTGCATCAGGTACGCGTGTCCGCACCGGGCGGCCGCCGTGAACTCGACGCGCTGATCGGTGAGATCGCCAGTACGCCATTGGATCGCAGCCGTCCGCTCTGGGAGATGTACCTCGCCGAGGGACTGACCGGGAACCGCATCGCGATCATTCACAAGGTCCACCACGTCCTCGCCGACGGCGTCGCATCGGCCAACCAGATGGCCAAGGTGATGGAGCCGCTCCTTTCCGCAACCCAAGCGGTACCGCCCCTTGACGACATGCCTCGCACCAGGGGGCACCTGTTGGCCGAGGCAGGCCGCGACCACGTCAGCCTGATCCGGAAGCTGCCCCGACTGGTGAGCGAGACCGCCACCGGCATTTCAAAGGTTCGGCGGCGGTCCAAGGAACGCGGCGATCATCCGGATCTGGCCCGCAACTTCGCGCCACCGCCGAGCTTTGTCAACCACCTCGTGACACCCACGCGACGGTTCGCCACGGCGCCGCTCGCGCTGTCGGACGTCAAGGAAACCGGTAAGCACCTGGGTGTCACCCTCAACGACGTCGTGCTGGCGACGGTCGCGGGGGCCCTACGCCGTCTGCAGCTGCGCTACGACGGGCACGCCGAACTGCCTCTGATTGCGGGGGTTCCGGTGAGCACCAACCCGTCGCGGGAGCGATTGACCGGCAATGAATTCACCTACATCACCCCGTCGTTACCGGTCCACATCGACGATCCGCTCGAGCGGGTGCGGCTTACCGCGCTGTCCACGGGCATCGCCAAGGAGAATCACCAACTGCTAGGGCCGGCGCTGCTGCCCGCGTGGATGTCCTATCTTCCGCCGGCCATGGCACCTGCGATATTCCGCCGCCAGGCCCGGCGCGTCGAGTCGGCGAGTGTGTTCAATCTGACGGTCTCGAACGTGCCCGGTCCGCGAGAACGCGGCGTGATCGAAGGCGGCATTGTCACCGAGATCTACTCCGTCGGGCCGGTGGTCGCCGGCAGCGGCATGAACATCACGGTGTGGAGTTATGTCGACCAGCTCGCGATCTCGGTGCTCACCGACGATGTCACCCTGACCGACCCGCACGAGGCCACCGACGCGATGATCGACGCGTTCGTCGAGATACGCGAGGCGGCGGGCCTGACCGGCGCGCTGACGGAGGTGGGCGCCGCGATGCCGATGGCCGCCGCAGCGTGTTGA
- a CDS encoding fumarylacetoacetate hydrolase family protein, translated as MTTSILRTADAWWVHTPTGAAKISTTATTTGDLLQDRAAIEWASHSTETVPVDSLTLISPVTRPCRVVAQMTNFASHVKDAGMDPASIPLTFFRKSSASISGPFDDIVKPEHVKLLDYEVEIGLVIGRDIPVGTEIAESQLSDYIAGLVVTNDVSARDIQLPQTQFYEGKSYPTFTPVGPALVLLDADELKRFTDLRLQLRVNGEIRQDTVVGGDMIYPPAQALKSLARFQDLAAGDLVMTGTPVGTALSAPPKPIEVIGSLLPPAVKWKVFFKRQAKNTKYLKDGDTVELSVATDDGAIDLGVQRTIVRHV; from the coding sequence ATGACCACGTCCATATTGCGCACCGCCGACGCCTGGTGGGTCCACACCCCGACCGGTGCCGCGAAGATCTCCACCACCGCGACCACGACCGGTGACCTGCTCCAGGACCGAGCGGCGATCGAGTGGGCAAGCCACAGCACCGAGACCGTGCCGGTGGATTCCCTGACGCTGATCTCCCCCGTGACTCGGCCCTGCCGCGTCGTGGCGCAGATGACGAACTTCGCATCGCACGTCAAAGACGCGGGCATGGACCCCGCCTCGATCCCGCTCACCTTCTTCCGCAAGTCCTCGGCGTCGATCAGCGGTCCATTCGACGACATCGTCAAACCCGAACACGTGAAGCTCCTCGACTACGAGGTCGAAATCGGTCTGGTGATCGGACGGGACATCCCCGTAGGCACCGAGATCGCCGAATCTCAGCTGTCCGACTACATCGCCGGACTCGTTGTCACCAACGATGTTTCGGCCCGCGACATCCAACTCCCCCAGACCCAGTTCTATGAGGGCAAGTCCTATCCGACGTTCACACCGGTCGGGCCCGCGCTGGTGCTGCTCGACGCCGACGAACTCAAGCGTTTCACCGATCTGCGTCTGCAGCTGAGGGTCAACGGCGAGATCCGCCAGGACACGGTCGTCGGGGGCGACATGATCTACCCGCCCGCGCAGGCGCTGAAGTCGCTGGCCCGATTCCAGGACCTGGCCGCGGGTGACCTGGTGATGACCGGTACGCCCGTCGGGACCGCGTTGAGCGCCCCGCCGAAGCCGATCGAGGTGATCGGATCGCTGCTTCCGCCCGCGGTCAAGTGGAAGGTGTTCTTCAAGCGGCAGGCCAAGAACACGAAGTACCTCAAGGACGGCGACACGGTGGAACTCAGCGTCGCGACCGACGACGGTGCCATCGACCTCGGTGTGCAGCGCACCATCGTGAGGCATGTGTGA
- a CDS encoding DUF2631 domain-containing protein — MTTTEVERHTGRNIDVEEVPSAEWGWSKENHKAIHLGGIVAALFLLAMMRGNHVGRVEDAFLIGFALLILALVGRDWWLRRRGWIR; from the coding sequence GTGACCACCACTGAGGTCGAGCGACACACCGGCCGCAATATCGATGTCGAGGAAGTGCCATCCGCTGAGTGGGGCTGGTCGAAGGAGAACCACAAGGCCATCCACCTCGGCGGCATCGTCGCAGCACTCTTCCTGCTGGCGATGATGCGCGGCAACCACGTCGGTCGCGTCGAGGACGCATTCCTCATCGGCTTCGCGCTGCTGATCCTCGCCCTGGTCGGCCGCGACTGGTGGCTGCGCCGCCGCGGCTGGATCCGCTAG
- a CDS encoding DUF427 domain-containing protein, whose amino-acid sequence MSLVTGHGPLSTNPAGWFTPSLAAGTVFVEPHPRRIRALRDGRAVIDTERALLVHRPDRPSSYAFPADEIGDLPSEAVPEAPGYVRVPWDAVDAWLEEGRRLVHYPPNPYHRVDCRPTDRRLRVALDGDILVDTTDTVIVFETALEPRLYVAPSLVRTELLRRSETSSYCNYKGYATYWSAVRSGEVLDDVAWSYADPPPESLSIKGFFSFDPGKLDVAADLPQP is encoded by the coding sequence ATGAGTCTGGTCACCGGGCATGGACCGTTGAGCACGAATCCCGCCGGATGGTTCACACCGTCCTTGGCGGCCGGCACCGTTTTCGTCGAACCGCACCCACGTCGAATCCGGGCATTGCGCGACGGTCGCGCGGTGATCGACACCGAGCGGGCGCTGTTGGTGCACCGGCCCGACCGGCCCTCGAGCTACGCGTTCCCGGCCGACGAGATCGGCGATCTTCCAAGCGAAGCGGTGCCCGAGGCGCCAGGCTACGTCCGGGTGCCGTGGGACGCGGTCGACGCGTGGCTGGAGGAAGGCCGCCGCCTCGTCCATTACCCGCCGAATCCCTATCACCGCGTCGACTGCCGGCCCACCGACCGCAGGCTGCGGGTCGCCCTCGATGGCGACATCCTGGTGGACACCACCGACACCGTCATCGTCTTCGAAACCGCGCTCGAGCCCCGTCTCTATGTCGCCCCTTCGCTCGTGCGCACCGAACTGTTGCGGCGCTCGGAGACGAGCAGCTACTGCAACTACAAGGGCTACGCGACCTACTGGTCGGCGGTTCGCAGCGGCGAAGTCCTTGACGACGTCGCGTGGAGTTACGCGGATCCGCCACCCGAATCTCTTTCCATCAAAGGGTTTTTCAGCTTCGATCCCGGCAAGTTGGACGTAGCAGCCGACCTGCCCCAACCCTGA